In one Mesosutterella faecium genomic region, the following are encoded:
- a CDS encoding alpha/beta hydrolase — protein MDFLAHFVESAFFYPDRRRYWRPGHYGLKGTEFECQAPSGAVLSGLLLHAGGGFEEHPAGTVVYCHSGRMNREFNLPQAAFLAEAGMNVLLFDYEGCGRSGGSPSLDRLGEDVEAAAGWLDASPWKAERYVLFGQFIGADAALQYYSAHPKRVAGLALESCYATRRGWVKDKWGPLVGDILARFLHSQTVEPAQVLRNSHVPTVVICPGRDFVVHSRERKALLAAIPPHAQVWKAEGLRFLGVFGGQKNIWQESLVQFVREKCFGVKEGKKKGSRNKTGR, from the coding sequence ATGGATTTTCTTGCCCATTTCGTTGAAAGCGCTTTTTTCTATCCCGACCGGCGCCGCTACTGGCGCCCCGGGCACTACGGCCTCAAAGGCACGGAGTTCGAGTGCCAGGCCCCGTCCGGGGCCGTGCTCTCGGGCCTGCTGCTGCACGCGGGCGGCGGCTTTGAAGAACACCCCGCAGGCACCGTGGTGTACTGCCACTCCGGCCGCATGAACCGGGAGTTCAACCTGCCCCAGGCCGCGTTCCTCGCGGAGGCGGGCATGAACGTCCTGCTCTTCGACTACGAGGGCTGCGGGCGCTCCGGGGGCAGCCCCTCGCTCGACCGCCTGGGAGAGGACGTGGAGGCGGCGGCCGGCTGGCTCGACGCGTCACCCTGGAAGGCGGAGCGCTACGTGCTGTTCGGGCAGTTCATCGGGGCAGACGCGGCGCTTCAGTACTACAGCGCGCACCCGAAGCGTGTGGCGGGTCTTGCGCTCGAGTCCTGCTATGCCACGAGGCGAGGCTGGGTGAAGGATAAGTGGGGGCCGCTCGTCGGTGACATTCTCGCTCGTTTCCTGCACTCGCAGACCGTCGAGCCCGCCCAAGTGCTCAGGAACTCTCATGTGCCGACCGTTGTCATCTGCCCGGGGCGCGACTTCGTGGTGCATTCCAGAGAGAGAAAAGCACTCCTTGCTGCCATCCCACCCCACGCGCAAGTCTGGAAGGCGGAGGGACTGCGTTTCCTCGGCGTTTTCGGCGGTCAAAAAAACATCTGGCAGGAAAGCCTGGTGCAGTTTGTCAGGGAAAAGTGCTTCGGGGTGAAGGAGGGAAAGAAAAAAGGATCACGGAACAAAACAGGACGATAA
- the eutH gene encoding ethanolamine utilization protein EutH, protein MNAIVIGVMAFFMTIGALDRALFDSRFGYGKEFEKGLNAMGPLALVMVGTMCAAPALGSFLGPVIGPFFESIGSDPAMVAGVFLGPDNGGFPLAKSLARSPEAAALSGIGLASTLGSILTFALPISLSVCSKASQPYVARGIVAGLIASPLSMAGVGLATGCPPLEILRLGAPVFAAALLLAAMLTFRRDLTVRICLKFAEGLIAVFILLLVYAAFDHYFSLGFVHGMAPIEPQLAIIGEIGIMLSGAFPFVLFIQKYCTRALHAIAQLLRIDDTAVLGMFVSCANPLPMYSMLDRMSNSGKVVCSAFSGPVLCLVGDHMGFFSAAFPEGITPLLAGKLLAAFAALALALLMERLWPSRSD, encoded by the coding sequence GTGAATGCGATAGTGATCGGCGTCATGGCCTTTTTCATGACGATCGGAGCGCTTGATCGGGCGCTCTTTGACAGCAGGTTCGGCTACGGAAAGGAGTTCGAGAAGGGACTGAACGCCATGGGCCCGCTCGCCCTCGTAATGGTGGGCACGATGTGCGCGGCTCCCGCGCTCGGAAGCTTCCTGGGACCGGTTATCGGGCCTTTTTTCGAGTCGATCGGTTCGGATCCCGCCATGGTGGCAGGCGTGTTTCTCGGTCCTGACAACGGGGGATTTCCGCTTGCGAAAAGTCTCGCCCGCAGCCCCGAGGCCGCCGCTCTTTCCGGCATCGGGCTCGCGAGCACCCTGGGCTCGATCCTCACCTTCGCGCTTCCCATCTCGCTGTCGGTGTGCAGCAAAGCCTCCCAGCCCTATGTTGCCAGGGGGATCGTGGCGGGACTCATCGCTTCGCCCCTCAGCATGGCCGGAGTCGGGCTCGCGACGGGCTGCCCGCCCCTCGAGATCCTCCGGCTCGGGGCTCCGGTCTTTGCGGCCGCCCTGCTTCTTGCCGCGATGCTCACCTTCCGGCGCGACCTCACCGTGCGGATCTGCCTCAAGTTCGCGGAGGGACTGATCGCCGTCTTCATCCTGCTGCTCGTATACGCCGCGTTCGACCACTATTTCAGCCTGGGGTTCGTGCACGGCATGGCCCCGATCGAGCCCCAGCTCGCGATCATAGGCGAGATTGGAATCATGCTCTCTGGGGCCTTTCCCTTTGTGCTTTTCATACAGAAATACTGCACGCGAGCGCTGCACGCCATCGCGCAGCTGCTTCGAATCGATGATACGGCGGTTCTCGGAATGTTCGTCTCCTGCGCGAACCCGCTGCCGATGTACTCGATGCTCGACCGTATGTCAAACTCCGGCAAAGTCGTCTGTTCTGCCTTCTCCGGCCCGGTGCTCTGCCTGGTTGGCGACCACATGGGATTTTTCTCGGCTGCGTTTCCCGAAGGCATCACGCCGCTGCTCGCGGGAAAGCTTCTCGCAGCGTTTGCTGCCCTCGCGCTCGCCCTTCTGATGGAAAGACTCTGGCCGTCTCGCTCTGATTGA
- the argH gene encoding argininosuccinate lyase, translating into MAQAIERGRLKEPPAQEVMDYMIKPTLTDEEVERSYQSYIDINKAHVLMLARQGIIGAPAAAKILEVARKMAAMGDKPDFEITPALEEMYFNLENYLIGQVGMEVGGQQHTARSRNDLHATVDRMVTRKAFLDLCTLINKFRRTLIALARKNEDAVMSGYTHLQPSEPMTFGHYLSAVSLALARDYSRLSRAWDSINLNPLGGGSMGSTTWNIDRRYTTELLGFDDIVQNSIDCVCSRDYLMEVMGALSIMANTIARMTTDMRIWSTPDFGYVEVSDSCAVCSSIMPQKKNPWTFETTAGLCARVKSDFDAVWMTYKGVPYAFTMESMDVIADFWPCVKDMTAILKLMDVTMAGVIVHRDRARSTAAANFCTVTELANTLVRVEGIPFREAHEIVAHMVGYMTEHSLKATEINSGILNEISRKLFNRSLKITDAQIQSGLDPVKNAMSKKVLGGTAPEEVERQLAFVEKRIAIDEAEATLRRGRLAQAHAKLDRAVNSFLAKNS; encoded by the coding sequence ATGGCACAGGCAATTGAACGCGGCCGGCTCAAGGAGCCGCCGGCCCAGGAAGTGATGGATTACATGATCAAGCCCACCCTCACCGACGAGGAAGTGGAGCGCTCCTACCAGAGCTACATCGACATCAACAAGGCCCACGTCCTCATGCTCGCGCGCCAGGGCATCATCGGCGCCCCCGCCGCGGCGAAGATCCTGGAGGTCGCGCGGAAGATGGCGGCGATGGGCGACAAGCCCGACTTCGAGATCACCCCGGCGCTCGAGGAGATGTACTTCAACCTTGAGAACTATCTGATCGGCCAGGTCGGCATGGAAGTGGGCGGCCAGCAGCACACGGCCCGCTCCCGCAACGACCTGCACGCCACTGTCGACCGAATGGTGACCCGCAAGGCCTTCCTCGACCTCTGCACCCTCATCAACAAGTTTCGCAGGACGCTCATCGCCCTCGCCCGGAAGAACGAAGACGCCGTGATGTCGGGCTACACCCATCTGCAGCCCTCCGAACCGATGACCTTTGGGCACTACCTCTCGGCCGTGTCGCTCGCCCTCGCCCGCGACTACTCGAGGCTCTCGCGCGCTTGGGATTCGATCAACCTCAATCCGCTGGGCGGCGGCTCCATGGGCAGCACCACCTGGAACATCGACAGAAGGTACACGACGGAGCTTCTCGGGTTCGACGACATTGTGCAGAACTCAATCGACTGCGTCTGCTCGAGGGACTATCTCATGGAGGTGATGGGGGCGCTTTCCATCATGGCGAACACCATCGCCCGGATGACCACCGACATGCGGATCTGGTCGACGCCCGACTTCGGCTACGTCGAGGTCTCCGACAGTTGCGCGGTCTGTTCCTCGATCATGCCGCAGAAGAAGAACCCCTGGACGTTCGAGACGACGGCCGGGCTGTGCGCACGGGTGAAGAGCGACTTCGACGCCGTGTGGATGACCTACAAGGGCGTGCCCTACGCCTTCACCATGGAGTCGATGGACGTGATCGCCGACTTCTGGCCCTGTGTGAAGGACATGACCGCAATCCTGAAGCTGATGGACGTCACGATGGCGGGCGTCATCGTCCACCGCGACCGGGCCCGCAGCACTGCGGCGGCTAACTTCTGCACGGTGACGGAGCTCGCCAACACGCTGGTGCGCGTTGAAGGGATCCCCTTCCGCGAGGCCCACGAAATCGTCGCCCACATGGTGGGCTACATGACCGAGCACAGCCTGAAGGCGACCGAGATCAACTCCGGAATCCTCAACGAGATCAGCAGGAAGCTTTTCAACCGGAGCCTCAAGATCACCGACGCCCAGATCCAGAGCGGACTCGACCCGGTAAAAAACGCAATGTCGAAGAAAGTGCTCGGCGGGACGGCACCCGAGGAAGTGGAGCGGCAGCTCGCATTCGTCGAAAAGAGAATCGCCATCGACGAGGCCGAGGCGACGCTTCGCCGCGGCAGGCTCGCCCAGGCGCACGCGAAGCTCGACCGCGCCGTGAACAGCTTCCTCGCTAAAAACAGCTGA
- a CDS encoding agmatinase has product MPKKIHNLPITGIASFAKYPICTDLDQLDADVCVMGIPYDQSTPYLTGSKFGPRRIREVSCHYGRGDEGFWDPERQEQYLAAPVRVVDGGDVDIHPMDFHETFDNITETVRKILSKGALPVMMGGDHSVTYPEARAFDQFEDLCIVQFDAHLDFGQRTYTNGSPMRLISQLPHFKKMCQIGMRGLGSNTREDFQAAYDFGSVVIPARQALEMGAAEVIKKIPQAKNYFVTIDIDGYDMSTAPGVGSPSPGGLNYVFETDVLEGIAKKGNVVGFDLVEVAPQYDPTGITPRLGAMTMLAFMGFIMKEKEKKGLLKHRS; this is encoded by the coding sequence ATGCCTAAGAAAATCCACAACCTTCCCATCACGGGAATCGCAAGCTTTGCCAAGTACCCCATCTGCACGGATCTCGATCAGCTCGACGCGGACGTCTGCGTGATGGGCATTCCCTACGACCAGAGCACGCCTTACCTTACAGGTTCCAAATTCGGGCCGAGGAGGATCCGCGAAGTCTCCTGCCACTACGGCCGCGGCGATGAGGGTTTCTGGGACCCGGAGCGGCAGGAGCAGTATCTGGCCGCGCCTGTGAGGGTGGTCGACGGGGGCGACGTGGACATCCATCCGATGGATTTCCATGAAACCTTCGACAACATCACAGAGACCGTAAGGAAAATCCTCTCCAAGGGGGCGCTTCCCGTCATGATGGGCGGCGACCACTCGGTGACCTATCCCGAGGCCCGGGCTTTTGACCAATTCGAGGACCTCTGCATCGTTCAGTTTGACGCGCACCTGGATTTCGGGCAGCGCACTTACACAAACGGTAGCCCTATGAGGCTCATCTCGCAGCTGCCCCACTTCAAGAAGATGTGCCAGATCGGCATGCGGGGACTGGGCAGCAACACGCGCGAGGACTTCCAGGCTGCGTATGACTTCGGCTCGGTCGTGATCCCCGCGCGTCAGGCGCTCGAAATGGGAGCCGCCGAGGTGATCAAAAAGATCCCGCAGGCGAAAAACTACTTCGTCACGATCGACATCGACGGCTATGACATGAGCACCGCCCCCGGAGTGGGCTCCCCTTCGCCCGGCGGCCTCAACTACGTTTTTGAAACCGATGTGCTCGAGGGCATCGCGAAAAAGGGTAACGTCGTGGGGTTCGACCTCGTCGAGGTGGCCCCGCAGTACGATCCCACGGGCATCACTCCGCGGCTTGGCGCGATGACGATGCTCGCCTTCATGGGGTTTATCATGAAAGAAAAGGAGAAGAAGGGGCTGCTGAAGCACCGTTCATGA